One part of the Raphanus sativus cultivar WK10039 chromosome 7, ASM80110v3, whole genome shotgun sequence genome encodes these proteins:
- the LOC108833902 gene encoding probable arabinosyltransferase ARAD1, producing MAGKQQNHHHRTLPRFRSKTLILTLIISSFSILAILYTFPSSSVPSPKPTETSFVASLEQFLIHKAPKLASPVRDDTVRGESDDDDLKRKLDEKVFERENRLLSEDPVGFYPVKVYVYEMPKKFTLDLLWLFHNTYKETSNATSNGSPVHRLIEQHSIDYWLWADLISPESERLLKSVVRVHKQEEADLFYVPFFTTISFFLLEKQQCKSLYREALKWVTDQPAWKRSEGRDHIFPIHHPWSFKTVRKFVKNAIWLLPDMDSTGNWYKPGQVSLEKDLILPYVPNVDICDAKCLSESAPMRTTLLFFRGRLKRNAGGKIRAKLGTELSGVKDVIITEGTAGEGGKLAAQAGMRRSLFCLCPAGDTPSSARLFDAIVSGCIPVIVSDELELPFEGILDYKKVAVIVSSSDAIQPGWLVNHLRSLAPSQVRKFQTSLAQYSKHFLYSSPAQPLGPEDLTWRMIAGKLVSIKLHTRRSQRVVKRSRSICRCDCWIPNSTASNSLNHLA from the exons ATGGCTGGAAAACAGcagaatcatcatcatcgcaCTCTCCCCAGATTCAgatccaaaaccctaatcctcACACTCATCATCTCTTCCTTCTCTATACTCGCCATCCTCTACACCTTCCCTTCCTCCTCCGTTCCCTCTCCAAAACCAACGGAAACGTCCTTCGTCGCCTCCCTCGAGCAGTTTCTGATCCACAAGGCGCCGAAGCTCGCTTCACCGGTCAGAGACGACACGGTGCGCGGCGAGAGCGACGACGATGATCTGAAGAGGAAACTCGACGAGAAGGTGTTCGAGAGGGAGAATCGGTTGTTGAGCGAAGATCCGGTCGGGTTTTATCCGGTTAAGGTTTACGTGTACGAGATGCCGAAGAAGTTCACTCTCGATCTTCTCTGGCTGTTTCACAACACTTACAAGGAGACTTCGAACGCCACCTCCAACGGTAGCCCTGTGCATCGCCTTATCGAGCAG CATTCAATTGATTATTGGCTCTGGGCTGATCTGATCTCTCCTGAATCCGAACGGCTTTTGAAAAGTGTTGTGAGGGTTCATAAGCAGGAGGAAGCAGACTTATTCTATGTTCCGTTTTTCACCACAATCAGCTTCTTCTTGTTGGAGAAGCAGCAATGCAAATCACTCTATAGG GAAGCTTTGAAGTGGGTTACTGATCAGCCTGCTTGGAAAAGATCTGAGGGGAGGGATCATATCTTTCCTATTCACCATCCTTGGTCTTTCAAGACCGTCCGCAAATTCGTGAAAAACGCTATCTGGCTTTTACCAGATATGGACTCTACTGGGAACTG GTATAAGCCTGGGCAAGTTTCACTGGAGAAAGACCTGATTCTTCCTTACGTTCCTAATGTTGATATATGTGATGCCAAATGCTTGTCAGAAAGTGCACCGATGAGGACCACGCTTCTTTTTTTCCGAGGACGGCTTAAGAGGAATGCT GGAGGTAAAATACGTGCCAAGCTTGGTACGGAACTAAGTGGTGTCAAGGATGTAATCATCACTGAAGGGACTGCCGGGGAGGGAGGGAAACTGGCAGCTCAGGCCGGCATGCGTAG ATCTTTATTCTGTTTGTGTCCTGCTGGTGACACACCATCCTCGGCGAGACTGTTTGATGCCATTGTGAGTGGCTGTATACCTGTTATAGTCAGTGACGAGTTGGAACTTCCTTTTGAAGGAATACTTGATTACAAGAAG GTTGCTGTGATTGTTTCTTCTAGTGATGCAATACAACCAGGGTGGCTTGTCAATCATCTGAGAAGCCTTGCTCCCTCCCAAGTCAGGAAATTTCAGACTAGCCTTGCTCAA TATTCGAAGCATTTCCTATATTCTAGCCCTGCTCAGCCTTTAGGTCCAGAGGATTTGACGTGGAGAATG ATAGCCGGAAAGCTGGTGAGCATAAAGCTTCACACTAGGAGGTCACAACGGGTGGTGAAAAGATCTAGGAGTATTTGCAGATGCGATTGCTGGATACCAAACTCTACAGCCTCCAATTCTTTGAATCATCTGGCTTAA